In Aedes albopictus strain Foshan chromosome 3, AalbF5, whole genome shotgun sequence, the following are encoded in one genomic region:
- the LOC134291755 gene encoding uncharacterized protein LOC134291755, with amino-acid sequence MEVDNKLPYLDMLLTRHSNQNVTTSWYQKPIASGRFLQYQSFHPLGQKLNVAQNFARRVNQLSTNLDEQSKRKIVDDQLKLNGYPKPLRSRIINRMNERNTNRSIQHSVQNLEYTYLSIPNIPHLSNMIDRVIRREYTQVRLAKYNVRKVNNMFSKVKDPVPQESQSNVIYRVPCSNCEASYVGMTTNRLRTRMSGHKTHYNALDRLLEQGNTTTDEIANLGERTALMHHSIAENHRFDLKNVKIVDRANNTHTLQFLEMCHIKNTAHAVNKRTDTEGLHAVYAGILHEIGKINKPANETDENASTTNTQLHTPL; translated from the coding sequence ATGGAAGTGGACAACAAATTACCGTATCTCGATATGCTCTTAACACGCCACAGCAATCAGAACGTAACAACATCTTGGTACCAAAAGCCCATCGCCAGTGGACGTTTCCTACAGTACCAATCGTTCCACCCCCTCGGCCAAAAACTGAATGTAGCCCAAAATTTTGCGCGCCGAGTGAATCAGCTGTCCACCAATCTCGACGAACAGTCCAAAAGGAAAATCGTTGATGATCAACTAAAGCTGAATGGATATCCAAAGCCGCTCAGAAGCCGAATCATCAACCGAATGAACGAACGGAACACCAATCGCTCCATCCAACACAGCGTACAGAACCTGGAATATACTTACCTTTCTATTCCGAACATACCTCACCTGTCGAACATGATCGACAGGGTCATCAGGCGGGAGTATACACAAGTACGACTCGCCAAGTACAATGTTAGAAAGGTAAACAACATGTTCTCGAAGGTGAAAGATCCTGTGCCGCAAGAAAGCCAATCGAATGTAATCTACCGTGTACCTTGTTCAAACTGCGAAGCCTCCTACGTAGGAATGACAACAAATCGACTACGAACGAGGATGAGTGGACATAAGACGCACTACAACGCACTTGATCGTCTATTGGAACAGGGCAACACAACGACAGACGAAATCGCCAACCTCGGGGAACGCACCGCTCTGATGCATCACAGCATTGCAGAGAATCACCGGTTCgacctgaaaaatgtgaaaattgtagATAGGGCAAACAACACACACACTCTACAGTTTTTAGAAATGTGCCATATTAAAAACACTGCGCACGCCGTCAACAAACGGACCGATACAGAAGGGCTTCATGCCGTCTATGCAGGGATCCTACACGAAATAGGGAAGATAAACAAACCAGCCAACGAAACCGATGAGAATGCAAGCACAACCAATACACAGCTACACACACCTTTATAA
- the LOC134291263 gene encoding uncharacterized protein LOC134291263 has protein sequence MKSILNIEIKHTYHKMEQLRRSLATLSDGITTSGIPENISKSFLESQARFNEKNIRERTNRTKRKFNNILLRSSERNEEENTISGNPKAIHNGTQTTIPPETEILLSLGPKFALPMTELQQVPFYHLMADAEQVLRTNPNTVIQDQTRCAVANVITNYIHRMRNRNNQFEPITKFCNKAEETTRRFLKDNPNILVLKSDKGNKTVLMEASEYRQKMLELLEDRNTYNPINADPTSRFEKQNNSIVKRLRNLDLIDERTSRQLMKHNAVCPRIYGQPKAHKPGLPLRPVVPNITAPSYSLSKFVGKIFQRSLVSRYNIRDSFEFCEFINNVTLPDEHVLISLDVKALFTSIPKSLVMNSIITKWDEIKPNTNICLDLFLEIVEFCIDSSYFRFDGQHYEQVFGTAMGNPLSPYIADWVMETLLDTVVRMLEIPLPFIRKFVDDLITAIPLSRLQHVIDTFNSYDIHIQFTYEMEVDNKLPYLDMLLTRHSNQNVTTSWYQKPIASGRFLQYQSFHPLGQKLNVAQNFARRVNQLSTNLDEQSKRKIVDDQLKLNGYPKPLRSRIINRMNERNTNRSIQHSVQNLEYTYLSIPNIPHLSNMIDRVIRREYTQVRLAKYNVRKVNNMFSKVKDPVPQESQSNVIYRVPCSNCEASYVGMTTNRLRTRMSGHKTHYNALDRLLEQGNTTTDEIANLGERTALMHHSIAENHRFDLKNVKIVDRANNTHTLQFLEMCHIKNTAHAVNKRTDTEGLHAVYAGILHEIGKINKPANETDENASTTNTQLHTPL, from the coding sequence ATGAAATCCATTCTCAACATCGAAATCAAACACACCTATCACAAGATGGAACAGCTGCGTAGGAGCTTAGCAACGTTGTCAGACGGCATCACTACATCCGGCATTCCAGAAAACATCAGCAAAAGTTTTCTCGAAAGCCAAGCGAGGTTCAACGAGAAGAACATTCGTGAAAGGACAAACAGGACGAAAAGAAAGTTCAACAACATTCTGCTACGCTCCAGTGAACGAAATGAAGAAGAGAACACTATCAGCGGGAATCCAAAGGCCATTCACAATGGCACCCAAACGACGATTCCGCCGGAAACCGAGATTCTTCTAAGCCTGGGACCAAAGTTCGCCTTGCCTATGACCGAACTGCAGCAGGTTCCATTCTATCACCTAATGGCAGATGCAGAGCAAGTGTTAAGAACAAATCCAAACACCGTCATCCAAGATCAAACTAGGTGCGCGGTTGCGAATGTGATAACGAACTACATCCATCGCATGCGGAATAGAAACAATCAGTTCGAACCGATTACAAAATTCTGCAACAAGGCCGAAGAAACAACACGGAGGTTTCTAAAGGACAATCCGAACATCCTAGTTTTGAAATCGGATAAAGGCAATAAGACGGTATTGATGGAAGCCAGCGAATACCGACAGAAAATGCTTGAGCTTCTAGAAGACCGAAACACGTACAACCCCATCAACGCAGATCCCACGTCAAGATTCGAAAAACAGAACAATTCCATCGTGAAACGGCTTCGCAATCTGGATCTCATCGACGAAAGAACCAGCCGACAGCTGATGAAGCACAACGCTGTCTGTCCAAGGATCTACGGACAACCGAAGGCCCATAAACCTGGTCTACCACTTCGCCCGGTCGTACCCAACATTACGGCACCTTCGTATAGTCTGTCCAAATTCGTCGGGAAGATCTTCCAACGATCGCTGGTAAGCAGGTACAACATAAGGGATTCGTTTGAATTCTGTGAATTCATTAACAATGTCACCCTACCTGATGAGCATGTACTAATATCGCTAGATGTGAAGGCGTTGTTCACATCGATCCCCAAATCACTCGTGATGAACAGCATTATCACAAAATGGGATGAAATCAAACCGAACACAAACATCTGTTTGGATTTGTTCCTAGAAATAGTGGAATTCTGCATAGATTCCAGCTATTTTAGGTTTGATGGACAACACTACGAACAAGTGTTTGGGACGGCGATGGGCAACCCACTATCCCCGTACATTGCAGACTGGGTAATGGAAACATTACTAGATACGGTTGTCCGAATGTTGGAAATACCACTGCCATTCATTCGAAAATTCGTTGATGACCTGATAACCGCTATTCCTCTTAGTCGGTTACAGCATGTCATTGACACTTTCAACAGCTATGACATCCACATCCAATTCACTTACGAAATGGAAGTGGACAACAAATTACCGTATCTCGATATGCTCTTAACACGCCACAGCAATCAGAACGTAACAACATCTTGGTACCAAAAGCCCATCGCCAGTGGACGTTTCCTACAGTACCAATCGTTCCACCCCCTCGGCCAAAAACTGAATGTAGCCCAAAATTTTGCGCGCCGAGTGAATCAGCTGTCCACCAATCTCGACGAACAGTCCAAAAGGAAAATCGTTGATGATCAACTAAAGCTGAATGGATATCCAAAGCCGCTCAGAAGCCGAATCATCAACCGAATGAACGAACGGAACACCAATCGCTCCATCCAACACAGCGTACAGAACCTGGAATATACTTACCTTTCTATTCCGAACATACCTCACCTGTCGAACATGATCGACAGGGTCATCAGGCGGGAGTATACACAAGTACGACTCGCCAAGTACAATGTTAGAAAGGTAAACAACATGTTCTCGAAGGTGAAAGATCCTGTGCCGCAAGAAAGCCAATCGAATGTAATCTACCGTGTACCTTGTTCAAACTGCGAAGCCTCCTACGTAGGAATGACAACAAATCGACTACGAACGAGGATGAGTGGACATAAGACGCACTACAACGCACTTGATCGTCTATTGGAACAGGGCAACACAACGACAGACGAAATCGCCAACCTCGGGGAACGCACCGCTCTGATGCATCACAGCATTGCAGAGAATCACCGGTTCgacctgaaaaatgtgaaaattgtagATAGGGCAAACAACACACACACTCTACAGTTTTTAGAAATGTGCCATATTAAAAACACTGCGCACGCCGTCAACAAACGGACCGATACAGAAGGGCTTCATGCCGTCTATGCAGGGATCCTACACGAAATAGGGAAGATAAACAAACCAGCCAACGAAACCGATGAGAATGCAAGCACAACCAATACACAGCTACACACACCTTTATAA